A single window of Gossypium arboreum isolate Shixiya-1 chromosome 13, ASM2569848v2, whole genome shotgun sequence DNA harbors:
- the LOC128286832 gene encoding uncharacterized protein LOC128286832 has translation MIFLANQGSAVFLFGDSFDYGNEDDLVLFGQAEEDQATLLKKVLDSFCAYSGHKINAHKTNVCFLEGVSDVLGSNLCCIIGFRKVNNIGSYLGVPLFHEKVTNNSLCFVVDKSMLISKGLCEEIECMVHQFFWGSSTNGRKVALVDWKDVQVLRAKYGVAIGIPENLSCSKISFMWRALTKVWPLIQENLIWLMGDGKNTRCWRDPWIPNVGPLVNLIPRHSSLDLDYSLSDMVSVNGTWNLDLFRIWVPKTVIQKIMGIPPLHLKAGVDRIIWGGSKAGSFSVKNAYGKIKERSWKLKEDA, from the exons ATGATATTTCTGGCAAATCAAGGTTCGGCTGTATTTCTGTTCGGAGACAGCTTTGACTATGGCAATGAAG ATGATCTGGTTCTATTTGGTCAAGCTGAAGAGGATCAAGCTACACTCTTGAAGAAAGTGCTGGATAGTTTTTGTGCTTATTCAGGGCACAAGATTAATGCGCACAAAACAAATGTTTGCTTTCTAGAAGGAGTGAGTGATGTGTTAGGTAGTAACTTGTGTTGTATTATTGGTTTTCGAAAAGTGAATAATATTGGAAGTTATTTGGGAGTTCCCCTTTTCCATGAAAAAGTTACCAACAATTCTTTATGCTTTGTGGTGGACAAG TCTATGTTAATTTCCAAGGGACTTTGCGAGGAAATTGAATGTATGGTGCATCAGTTTTTTTGGGGATCGTCAACCAATGGTAGGAAAGTGGCTTTGGTTGATTGGAAGGAT GTACAGGTTTTACGAGCTAAGTATGGTGTGGCTATTGGTATACCAGAAAATCTATCTTGTAGTAAAATCTCTTTCATGTGGAGAGCACTTACTAAGGTTTGGCCTCTCATACAGGAAAACTTGATTTGGTTAATGGGGGATGGGAAAAATACTAGGTGTTGGCGTGACCCCTGGATTCCCAATGTAGGACCCCTTGTTAATCTAATTCCTAGACACTCTAGTCTTGATTTGGATTATTCACTTAGTGATATGGTTTCAGTGAATGGTACTTGGAATCTTGACTTATTTCGAATTTGGGTACCCAAGACAGTCATACAAAAGATTATGGGAATACCCCCACTACATCTAAAAGCAGGCGTTGACAGGATAATTTGGGGAGGTTCGAAGGCGGGTTCTTTTTCTGTTAAAAACGCCTATGGGAAAATTAAGGAAAGATCATGGAAACTAAAGGAAGATGCATGA